A part of Neovison vison isolate M4711 chromosome 6, ASM_NN_V1, whole genome shotgun sequence genomic DNA contains:
- the JAGN1 gene encoding protein jagunal homolog 1, which produces MASRAGPRAAGTDGSDFQHRERVAMHYQMSVTLKYEIKKLIYVHLVIWLLLVAKMSVGHLRLLSHDQVAMPYQWEYPYLLSIVPSLLGLLSFPRNNISYLVLSMISMGLFSIAPLIYGSMEMFPAAQQLYRHGKAYRFLFGFSAVSVMYLVLVLAVQVHAWQLYYSKKLLDSWFTSTQEKKRK; this is translated from the exons ATGGCATCTCGGGCAGGCCCGCGAGCGGCCGGTACCGACGGCAGCGACTTTCAGCACCGGGAGCGCGTCGCCATGCACTACCAGATGAG TGTGACCCTCAAGTATGAAATCAAGAAGCTGATCTACGTGCATCTGGTCATATGGCTGCTGCTGGTTGCCAAGATGAGTGTGGGACACCTTAGGCTATTGTCACATGATCAGGTGGCCATGCCTTATCAGTGGGAATACCCCTATTTGCTGAGCATTGTGCCCTCTCTTTTgggcctcctctccttccctcgcAACAACATTAGCTACCTGGTGCTCTCCATGATCAGCATGGGGCTCTTTTCCATAGCTCCTCTCATTTATGGCAGCATGGAGATGTTCCCTGCTGCACAGCAACTCTACCGCCATGGAAAAGCCTACCGCTTTCTCTTTGGTTTTTCTGCTGTCTCTGTCATGTATCTGGTGTTGGTGCTGGCGGTTCAAGTACATGCCTGGCAGTTGTACTACAGCAAGAAGCTCCTAGACTCTTGGTTCACCAGCACACAGGAGAAGAAGCGTAAATGA